The Tolypothrix sp. PCC 7712 region TTGCGCGATCGCCAATATCGAACTATCTGGCGCAGCACAAATCACTTCACGACTCATTACCTCAAATGCCAAACGCAAGCGCAAAAGATTGATAGCGCGAGAAGATTGTCTCAGAGTTTCATTGGTGAGCAAGCCCACAACGAGATCCTGCTCATCGAGGATAGGTAAGTGGCGAATGTGGTATTGCTGGAGCAAATTCACCGCAAAAAATACATCAGTCAAGTCAGACTCATGCAGAGCAATGACTGGATGAATCATCACTTCCCGAATCGCTAAATTCTCCAAAGGACGCTGCTGGGCACACAAGCGTACCACATCTTTTTCTGTAAAAATACCTAATAAGCTGTGATTATCTACTACTAAAACACAACTGCTTCTTGCGTCGATATCGAGTTCGTCAAGTTTATTGGCATCACAAACAGCCCGCACACCGCTCATGAGAGCGATCGCGTCTATCACCAAAGTATCTAGTCCAACTATTAAGGGATTGCGGACAATTGCGGATTTTAATTCTGAGGAAGTGAGAGCTGTTGTGTGCTTAAACATTTGAGCCTTACGCTTGCACCCTTTTCAATTGAGCAAATTTATTTACGCTTCGTGGTACCAGTATATTTTTAGATATAAAAATATACTAGGAAATTTACTAAGAAATTATAGTTGGTTTAGTGAAAATGGAGATTGGGCATAGGGCATAGGGCATGGGGCATTAGAGTTGTTGGGAAATAACTCAGAGTTGCATTGAAATTCTGACCCCTGTGGTTTTTGATGTAATTTTCATGCTGCCATCAAGTAAAAGTTCCATAATCCAGCAGCAGTCAACATTAAATGATCGTCAAAATCTTGAATGTGATTACGATAAACCGCGCTGACTGCACGATAACGTTTCACCCCAGCAAAGGCATTCTCACACACCACACGCTCTTGGCTCAATTCCCTATTAGCTGCTTTTTGCTCCTGTGATAATTCTCCACCTTTGGGTTTCTTATGTGGAATGCGGATATTGACATACTGCTTTTGAAGCCCAAGAAACCCTAAATCCACTTCAATTGGAATCTCGTCAGGAATGCTAAGAGCAATGTCTTCTTCGTCATGAAATCTTTTATCGTGTAGTTTCCCTTCACGCGCCTTACTCAACACCAACACACGTTGACACTGATCTACTGCCGCTAAATGCTTGCGAGTATGTCGCCGCTTTTTACCGGAGTAATTTAGTTTTTGTTGGTCTGGATCTTGAGGACGTTGAATTGGGCGTTCTGTACCATCAATCATGATCCGCTCAACTCCTGAGAACCGTTCCATAAAATCCTCAATGCTGTTGAGTTTGCGCTCCGGCAGTACCTTCTTCTCACCCAAAGCCTCTTCTAATATTGGTTGTAAACGATGCATCCAGTAGTGAGCTTGGGCGCGGTCAATATCGAATAACAATCCTGCTAAATCAAACGTCGGGTAACACTTGAAGTAAAACAGGATGTAGAATAATTTGTCTTGAGGACTGCATAACCTAGCTTTGCGCCCTCCTCCAAATGCTCTCTTACGGGGTGAATCGCGCACTTGTTTGTCATATATTGTGCTAAACGTTGGCAAAAGTGTTTCAAAAGCTTTCCGGTTCAATCCAGTCATTGCCCGTAACAGCCTATCTTGTTTTAATGCCCGTTCGATGTTCAGCATTTCCCCGCTTAAGTACTAACTTTCTATTCTCCCTTATTTCCCAACAACTCTATTGGTTAACAGTCAACAGTCAACAGTCAACAGTCAACCGATAGAGTATCTCGCCGGCTTTGGGTACAAGTAAAATGCCTTCATCTTCGTGGTTTGCCCATTCTGCTGGTTCAATGGTAGTTGGATCGCGATAGCTCAAGTTATGAGCAGCGCAGCGTTCTGGGGAAATACCAGTGGCTAGAGTTACCTGAATCCGGGCTTGTTCTCCCTTAATTGGATCGAAAGTACCCATACCTTTTAAGTGAGTGCTATGGGCTAACACTCCACCAGGATAGTGTTGAAATTTATCCCATTGTTTTAGGAAATAATCTCGCACATGATAGCCAATTTGGGCGAGAATTTCTCCATGTGTATAGCTAAATTCTGTAATATGAGGTGCATAGATAATTACCTCACCACCATCAGCCACAACTGGCTCTAATTTGTACATTCCTTTAGCGGCTGTCCAAATGTCATCATACATTTGGGGCATTACAGAAAGCACTTGTTTAAAAGGCTGATCTACATATTTAATATGCAATTTCGCTGATAATTTCGCCGCCCCTTCCCAAGCTGGTTCTGGTTGATCTATATAAAGTCCCGCTAACTGATTTGTTCCTGGTGCAACCACCATTGCTAAACATAGTTTCGGGGTAGGAATCAGACTAGCAGCGCGGTTAATTAAACGTCTGACAGGTGTAATTCCTGGCGTACCAATAATTTCATAACAAGTAATTAAAGCCCCCAACCAGTGTGATAAATCAATTACTTCTTGCCCACCAATCCCAGGGAAAAAATATTTATTCCCTCCTGAAAACCCAACAACTTCGTGGGGAAATACTGGCCCACAAATCATAATCAAATCATACTCAGTTACCAGCTTATTAACGCGCACTTCTACTGCTTGATTTAGCATTCCATTGCTAATTTCTGCGATTTCTGCAGATGGAATTACCCCATAAGAAATAAAAGTCTCTGGTAAATGCCAAAGATGGTTAAAAATCTGTACTTTTTTAAAAGTTGTCTCGCGTTCCTGCGGCGTAACACCCACCAAACGATTGATTTGTAACTCACTCATGGGATTATGTGTACCCAGAGCAATTAAATAATCTAAAGCCGCCACCCGCTTACCCAACTCCTGATGCAGCAAGCGAAACATTTGGGGAATTGGTGCAGTACGAGTTCCATCAGGAATTAATACCAAGATGCGCTTTCCATCTAATTGAGGATCTGTTAAAGCCGCATGAACTAATTCAGCAACTTGCTCATCTGCAAGCGTCCCGTCAATTATGTCTAATGAATACATCATTTCAATTCACAATTAAGAAAGCCTAATATAGTAATCCGATTTGATTTCTGAAAAAATCTCGGTAAGCTTAACGCACGAAAATCTTTGGTACTGATGCCGTACTCTCGCCGCTAACGCATCCTACTGGACTGGCAAGCCTTAAATGTTGCATTAAAAATCAATTTTATCCGCGTTTATCTGCGTTCATCTGCGGTTAATTTTTTCCAATCTAATGCACTATTTTAGCCTTGCCACGCTACTACGTGAATTAAAAGACACGATGAATAGCAATACTTGTTGGTTAAAGACAAAAGGGCAAGAAAAAACCTTTAACCCTTACCCTTTAACCTTTTCCCCAAACCAAATTCCGAGTTAAAAATCCTTAACCGAACGGTATTGCAATGAATCGCGTCTCTACTTAGGGATTTCCAAATAAAAAAATATCTCAGTATTTATTGTGGGGTGGACATCTTGTCCGCCCGGTTTATTTGGCGGGCAAGATGCCCGCCCCACAAGATGGAATAATTTATTTCTTGGAAATCCCTTAAACGCCGCTGTAGATGCTAAAACCACCGTCTACAGGTACAACTACGCCATTGATAAAACTAGAACCAGCGCTGCATAACCAAATCACTGTACTGAGTAATTCTTCTGGTTCGCCAAAACGTCCGGCTGGGGTATGTTCAATAATTTTTTGTCCGCGATCGCTTAAACTACCATCAGGATTTAACAGTAAATCTCGATTTTGTTCGCCTATAAAAAAACCAGGTGCGATCGCATTCACCCGCAATCCGGCTCCATATTTTTGTGCCAATTCTACAGCTAGCCAGCGCGTAAAGTTATCTATCCCGGCTTTCGCTGCTGAGTAACCAACCACCTGACTGATTACACGAATAGCAGACATCGAAGAAATATTCACAATACAACCCCGAGGCTGATGTTTTTCTACCATTGCTTCACCAAAAACTTGGCTAGGTAATAAAGTCCCCACCAAATTCAGACTTACCACCTGCTCAAAAGCTGCGTGTGGCATATCAAAGAAAGTAGCATCAGGGGTAATTGTGGCAGCCGGGACATTACCACCAGCGGCGTTAATTAAAATATCTATTTGCCCCCAATCCTTTAAAACCGCATCTCTGGCGATTTCTAATTGCGTGCGATCGCTCACATCTGCCAGCACTGCCAAACTTTCCCCACCATTAGCGATAATATCCTTAACTACCGCCTCCGCCCTTGTCTGATTGCGCCCCAGAACCACCACCCGCGCCCCAGCCAAACCCAACCCGCGTGCGATCGCACCACCCAACACACCCGATCCACCTGTAATTACTGCTACCTGACCTTGCAGGCTAAAAAGTTTATCCAATATTAAATTCGGCATTAATAATTCCCCTGAGACTTACACAAAAACTCTCTCAAAACTCTTACCTTTGCGAACGTCGCATCTACCCTCTGGGAACGACTACGTCGAATGCGGTTCGTTATCTTACCCCTTAAAATTCATGGAACAGACCACTAGCTGTATTCTCTTGACTCAGCACTCACCACTCAGCACTCACCACTCCAATTTATAAGCATTCTTCGCGAGGTCATAAGCTACAGCCACAGCCATGTCATAGCCTTCCTCTTCCTCAATTAACCCCCGTACTACCAACCCTGCTAACCAATTACAAGCTACACGCCGCCAAACAGCGTGACGGGCAGGAATAGAAACGAAAGCGCGTGTATCATCGTTAAACCCAGCCGTATTGTAAAGTCCCGCAGTTTCCATCACCTGATTGAAGTAGCGTTCCATACCATTAACGCTATCGTGAAACCACCAGGGCGGCCCAAGCAATACAGCCGGATAATGCCCAGCTAGTGGCGCTAACTCCCGGCTATATGTGCTTTCATCCAAGCCAAACAGAATTAAATGGAAGTCTTGATTATTACCATAAGCATTCAACAACGGACGCAGATTTTGCGTCCACTCAATTTGTAAAGGTATATCTGCACCTTTATCAGACCCAAATCGCTCAAAGATAGCTGGGTTATGGTTACGCATAATACCGCAATGCATCTGCGTAACTAAACCATCTTCCACACTCATCCGCGCCATTTCCATGAACATATGACCAGTAAACTGCTCTGCATCACCGGGATTGAGCTTGTTATTTAAGGCTCTGGCAAAGATAGCTTCGGCTTCTTGGTCAGATAGGCGTGCGGTATAAGGTGTAGCAGCACTGTGGTCAGTAGCTGTGGCACCCATTTTTTTAAAGAAAGCCCGACGTTCTTCTAAAGCTTGGATAAAAGCAGCGTAAGTACTAATTTCTCTACCTACAGCCCTTTCTAACTGAGCAAGATTTTCCCGCCATCCAGGAACGTCTAGGTTGACAACTGCATCTGGTCGAAAAGTCGGTCTAATTTGGGTAAAATCCTCTTGGTGTAAGGATTGATGGTGTTCTAAATTATCGCTAGCTGCATCGGTGGTACAAAGCACTTCTATATTGAAGCGTTTAAATAAAGCCCGGGGTGAAAACTCCGGTAAAGCTAACTGCTTTTCGAGATAATCGTAGATATTGCCAGCATTGTGCGAATTTAAAGGCTCATCTACACCAAAGACGTTAATTAGTTCATCTTTCAGCCATAACCCAGAGGGTGTACCGCGAAATAGATAAAAATGGTCTGCAAATATCTGCCAAATTTGGCGATGGTCAGTTTCTATGGGTGTACCATCTTTGGTAGGTATGCCGAGGGCTTCTAAAGCTACGCCCCGACTATAAAGCATTCGGAAAATATAGTGGTCAGGAATGATCAATAATTCCGTTGGCGAACCAAATCGGGCGGCGGGATTCGCTAATAAAGCTGGCTCTACATGACCATGCGGACAGACTAGGGGTAGAGTAGAGATGCTGTCAAAAAATTGACGCGCGATTTGTCTTTGTACTGATTCTGGAGAAAAACAGCGATCGCTTGATAAATTGCGTTTTTTAGTTAACATATTTTTTAGTAAAGTTTATTTTGGTGATTGGTAATTGGTAATTGGTAATTTAGTTCATGTAGTGGCGTGGTAAAGCTAAAATAGTGCATTAATAAACCGCAGAAGCGCAGAGGAAGCAGAGAAAAAAGAAGACAACATTTTAGGCTTGTCAGTCCAGTAGGATGCGTTAGCGATAGCGTAACGCATCATTAGATATCTAGTATTTCCCAATCACTCATTCCTCATTCCCCATTCCCCATTCCCCATTACCCCTTATCCCCAAAGGGGGCCCCGAGTTCCCCATTCCCCTAACCTCGCCTCGCCGTACTTCCTCGTTCAATTAAATAAGGCGATAAAATCCGATTTTCTACAGTTTTATCCTGCAATAAATCAAGTAACATTTGCATGGCAACACGACCAATTTCTAACATTGGCTGGCGAATTGTTGTTAGTGGTGGAGTAATATAACCCCCTAAAGCAATACCGTCAAATCCTACTAAACTTAAATCTAGAGGTACGGAAATACCTAATTTTTTACAAGCTAAAAGCGCGCCTACTGCTACCATATCGTTGTAACAAAAGATGCTTGTTACACCAGCTTTGACTAACTGAGGTAACATCTGTTGTCCGGTGACAACATCACTGGTTCTGGTATGATCTTCTTCTCTAATTGCTATCCAATCATCTATCTGTGGTAGATTAGCTTCACTTAGAACCGTTTGATAACCTTCTTGGCGTAACTGATTTGATAAACTGCGATCGCCTACACCCAAGTACCCTATAGAAGTATGTCCTAAACTGACTAAATGCTGTACAGCTAACCTAGCACCTAAGTAATCATCTATTCTGACTGAGTGAAAGGATTGGGGTTGGTTAGCAGTTTGGCTATTAATAAAAACTGTGGGTGCAGCTATTGTCCCTATTTGCTGGCTATGGTTGGTAGTAATTCGGGAATCCGCTACTAAAATACCGTCTACTCGGCGACGATAAAAGTTATCAATCGCTGCTATTTCTTGCTCAACATTTCGGTGGGAAGTACTTAACAATACACTTAAACCTGAAGATTTAGCTATTTGTTCTATTCCTTCTATAACCTCCGCAAAAAAAGGATCTGCAATGGAAGTGACTACTACCCCAATGGTATTAGTTCTTTGAGTTTGTAAGCTTTGAGCAATCCCATTGGGAACATAGCCCATTTCTCGCGCTAGTTGTTTAATTTCTTCTCGTACTTTGGCGCTAATTAAAGAACTATCTCGCAAAGCACGTGACACCGTGGTATGCGAAACACCTGCTTTCCGAGCAATATCTTCTATGGAGATTTTTCTTTTGCTCATTTATAATTTTAATATAATTTATGCACACGTGTGCATCATAATGTTAATTATTAGGAATATCGAGATATTTGTCAAATGATCATTCTGGTAATGGGTGTTTCTGGTTCTGGTAAGACTACCATCGGAAAGCTGCTAGCAGAAGTTTTAAGCTGGACATTTAGCGATGCTGACAGTTTTCATTCCCCAGAGAATGTAGCAAAAATGCGGAGTGGTATCCCCTTAACGGAAGCTGACAGAAAACCTTGGTTGCAAGATTTGCAAACAGCTATTAAAACCTGGCTACAAAACAATCAAAATGTGGTCTTAGCTTGTTCAGCGTTAAAAGATAGCTATCGTCAAGTTTTGTTGGTAGATAGCAACCTCGTAAAAATAGTTTACCTCAAAGGGTCTTATGAGTTAATCCAAAAGCGCTTGCAAGAGCGCCAAAATCATTATATGAGTGCAACTCTATTGGATAGCCAATTTCATACTCTCGAAGAACCATTAGATGCCTTATGTATGGATGTTGCAGAGTCACCGCAAGTAATTGTGCACAATATTAGAACAGCTTTGGGGGTTTAGGGAACAGGGAATGGGGAGATTGGTAGTGACTGTCTTACCAAGGGATGTCTAACGATTATCCCTATGTGTCTACGTTAACAAAAACTCGGCTAGCTGTTGATAGAAAACTTTTTCTAGGCTCGAAAATTTGTTGTAAATAAACTTAATATATATTTTATGCACACGTGTGCAATTATAAAAGCATCAGGTTATGCACACGTGTGCATAACTTACCTAAACTACCGTTGTAAGAAACTGGCGTAACTCCTCAAATAATATGTCTCAGACACTCAATATTATGAATCAAGTGGAAAATAATCCCTTGGATTCTCTAGAAGAATGGGAAGAAGATGTACTGAATCGCTATCCCAATCCGGAAAGCATAGTTAAAGCGGGTAAAACAACTGCAGAATACAGAAATTATCAAACAACTAATAGAGATTCAGTTAAAGAGTTTTATCGCTTAAATCATGTTAACCAAACATACAACTTTGTGCTTGAGAAAAAGGCAGAGTTTTTGCAGTTTAATCAGCGAGAAATGACGGTTTGGGATGCGGTGGAATTTTTAAATCAATTGGTTGATGATTCCGATCCAGATACAGATTTAGATCAGTTACAGCACTTATTGCAAACATCAGAAGCTATTCGTGCTGATGGACATCCTGATTGGATGGTATTAACTGGCTTCTTTCACGATATGGGGAAGGTGCTGTGTTTATTTGGCGAACCCCAATGGGCGACTGTAGGCGATACTTATCCTGTGGGTTGTGCATTCTCCGAGAAAATTGTCTTCGCGGAATTCTTTCAAGAAAATCCTGATTACAATAACCCGAAATATAACACCAAGTATGGTATTTATGAGCCGAATTGTGGATTAAGTAATGTCCAGATGTCATGGGGTCATGATGAATATTTTTATCAGATGATGAAACCCTATTTACCTGAACCCGCTTTGTATATTCTGCGTTATCACTCCTTTTATCCACAACATCGAGAAAATGCCTACGAACATTTAATGAATCAGCGCGATCGCGAAATGTTCAAGTGGGTAAAATTATTCAATCCTTATGATTTGTATTCCAAAAACCCCAATCCGCCAAATTGGCAAGAACTCAGACCATATTATGAAGATTTAGTGACTAAGTATTTACCTGCTACTTTAAAATTCTAAGCATAGGTTGATTGCCAAGCTCAGGATTTGGGAAACCTGCTGCTATCCCCGTAAAGCCATCATCTAAAAATCGCAGTTTTTACTCCCTGATTCTGACGTTAGATAGATGAAAAACATACCGTTTTGTATTATGTAACGTCCAGAATAATCTCAAAAAAAGTTCCTGAGAATAGCATACTTGAGACAGATTGAAAAATAATTTCCTAGAATTTTTATGTATGGTGCTGTTATAGGTTTCATGGGTAACAGGTGGTTTGCTAGATTGCCATAAAAATTCACAATAGCCTACTCTGAAAAACCTGAAATTTGACATTAAATATTAGTTCCTAGAGAGTGTTAAATTTTATGTATTGATTTTCAGAAATAGCAGTGAATTTGGTTAAATTTGGATATGAGCTAAAAGCGGCTAATTTCTCAGAAATACTTCTCTAGAGATAGGAAAACGCTAGAGTTTTACGACTTTAGAAAAAGTAGTTTTAGATAAAAAGTGTCTGCCGCTACAAGCAAGATTAACCAAAGAAAAAGTAATTTATACCAGTACATTCAAACAGCTTTTACAAAACCATAATGTAAAAATTTGATGTATTGCAGCCAGCAACTTTTAACATTCAAAAAATCATTAATGCTAGTTCAGAATTGAGTCATTCAGATTTATTCCCAGCTTCTAGCTGAAAATCTAGTGACAAATTTTCCAGAATTGGTATGAGTAGCGCTAATAGTAGTAGCTCAGAGATTTGATAGCAATTGAGCAGCTAAAAGCTAGCAGCGTCACTTAATTAGGTCTGAAGTTTTCAGTCCTAGTTCAAATTGCAATGACATTGCAGATATAGGTTGAAATCCATATTTGGATAGATGAATTATGAGGAGAATTGCGACCGCAGCTAGTATCATCAGCCTAATCAGCAGTACTTTGGCAGCTTGTACCAACGTCTCGCGCTACAGCACAAACGCGATCGCCCAAAATCAGGGCCAGCAAAATTCCCCATTGCGATCGCTTGGTGTCAGTCTGGGCGATTTGGGAAATCCCTTCTTTGTGGCTATGGCTAAGGGTTCTGAGTCCCAAGCTAGGAAAATAGCTGGTAACAATCTGAAATTGAGTATAGTTTCCAGCGGCTTTGATTTAAATCAGCAATTTAACCAAATTGAAAATTTCGTGGCTGCTGATGCTGACTTAATTATTCTCAGTGCGGTAGATAATAAAGGGATTAAACCTGCTATTGATAATGCTAGACGAGCCGGAAAGACAGTCATAGCTGTAGATGCGGCTGTTGATGCTAAGGTAGATGCCACAATTAGTTCTAATAATCTGCAAGCTGGAGAAATTGCTTGTCAATATATTGGCGATCGCTTGCAAGGTAAAGGCAACGTCGTCATCCTCAACAGTATACCGATGGATTCAGTCATTCAGCGCGTGAATGGTTGCCAAAAGGCATTAGCTAAATATCCTAATATCAAAATCCTTTCCAAAGACCAAAACGCTGAAGGAAGCCGGGACGGAGGATTACGAGTCATGAGCGATTTACTAACAACCTTCCCCAAAATAGATGCAGTTTTCGCTACCAACGATCAAAGTGGCGTTGGCGCAGACTTAGCAGCGAGACAAGCTAGGCGCAAAGAATTTTTTATCGTTGGGGTTGACGGTGGCCCGGATGCAGTCAAAGCCATGACCACCAAAGATAGCTTATTTGCAGCAACTGCAGCTCAAGATCCAGTCGGGATGGCTGCAAAAGCTGTGGATGTTGGTAACGACATCCTACAGGGCAAAAGACCGAGTAATCCCAATATTTTGATTCCAGTCAAGCTGGTAACGCAAGAGAACATTAGCAGTTACCAAGGGTGGTGATGAGGGGGATGAGGGAGATGAGGGAGATGAGGGGGATGAGGGGGATAAGGGAGATAAGGGAGATAAGACAACATCGATTGACATTTAAATCTTGTAGAGACGCGATTGATCGCGTCTTCCCCCCGCAACACCAAAATTATCGCGTCTCCCCAACACCAAAAATTATCGCGTCTTTCCCACACCCAAATTATGACGAAAAATTTTTAACCAACCTGGGGGACAAGGGAAAGAGTTTAGGAGCTAAGTTGAATTTTATGAGGAGTCTAAATGAACGTAAATAGGATTGCAATAGTAGCCAGTCTATTAGGTATCGTTAGCACAACCCTTAGTGGCTGTATTAGTCCTAATATTTCTCGGAATAGCACAAATGCTATAGGTGCTAACGGCAATCATCAGGGAAAATTAAAAGCTGTTGGTGTTACCGTTGGCGATTTAAGTAACCCGTTCTTTGTGCTGATGGGTAAAGGTGCTGAAAGCGAAGCCAAGAAAATTGGCGGTAATGATGTCAGAGTGACTGTAGTTTCTAGCGGTTATGACCTCAACCAGCAATTTAACCAAATTGAAAATTTCGTGGCTGCAAATACTGACTTAATCGTCTTGAATGCGGCTGATAGTAAAGGTATTAGACCTGCAGTTGATAAAGCAAGACAAGCAGGTACAGTTGTAATTGCGGTAGATACAGCAGTTGACGCTCAAGTTGATGCCACTGTTACCACCAATAATTTGCAAGCTGGAGAAGTTGCTTGCCAGTATATTGCCGATCGCCTAAAAGGTAAAGGTAATGTCGTCATCGTCAACGGCCCGCCAGTTACTTCAGTAATTCAGCGAGTCAATGGTTGCGAAAATACCTTAGCTAAATATCCCAATATTAAAATCCTTTCAAAAAACCAGAACGCCGAAGGTAGCAGAGATGGGGGATTGAGAGTCATGAGTGATTTACTAGTTACCTTCCCCAAAATAGATGCAGTCTTTGCCATTAACGACCCCAGTGGCGTAGGTGTAGACTTAGCAGCTAACCAAGCTAAACGCAAAGAATTTTTCATCGTCGGGGTTGATGGTGCGCCAGAAGCAATTAATGCGATCGCATCCAAAAAAAGTCTTTATGCAGCCACAGCCACCCAAAACCCCAGAGGAATGACGCAAAAAGCTGTTCAAGTGGGCAATGACATTTTACAGGGTAAAAAACCGAGCAATCCTAACATTCTTATTCCTGTGAAGTTAATTACTCAAGACAACGTCAGCACCTTCCCAGGGTGGTGAGTCTGATGAGTGCTGAGTGCTGAGTCAAGAGTCAAAAGTCAAAAGTCAAAAGTCAAAAGTCAAAAGTTATTTATCCCCATTCCCCATTCCCCATTCCCCATTCCCCCTTTCCCAGTCCCCAATCCCCAAAATAATTTATGACAACCGATTTCCAAAGAATACCCAATGCACCAACCACCACCCCGGTGTTGGAAATGCAAGGAATAACAAAACGATTTCATGGTGTACCTGCTCTCCAAAATGTTAATCTCACAATTTATCCGGGAGAAGTTCACGCCCTGATGGGGGAGAACGGTGCAGGGAAAAGTACATTGATGAAAATTCTGGCTGGGGCTTACATAGCCGATGAAGGGGAGATTCACATCAATGGTAAACCGATAAAAATTACCGATCCAGGGACAGCGCGACAGGCGGGTATTAATCTCATCTATCAAGAACTGAACGTTGCACCCAATTTAACCGTTACCGAAAATATGTTTATGGGTAGCGAGTTGCAAAAAGGTCAGTTTTTAGACCGCCCAGGTATGGAACGGGAAGCAACGCAAGTACTGCAAAGTTTGGGCGCTAGTTTTTCACCCAATACTATAGTCGGTACGCTCTCAATTGCGGAACAACAACAGGTAGAAATTGCCAGGGCGCTAAAAGATAATAGCCGCGTTTTGGTAATGGATGAACCCACAGCCGCCTTATCAGACCGGGAAACGGAACGTTTATTTGAGGTAATTCGCAAACTCCGCAATGATGGCATTGCCATTATCTATATCAGTCACCGCATGGAAGAAATCTATGCTTTAGCTGACCGTATTAGTGTACTGCGTGATGGGCAATATATTGGCAGTTTGACAAGGGAAGAAATTTCGCCGCAACGCTTGGTGCAGATGATGGTTGGTCGTCCTATGCAGGATTTTTACGAACACCAACGCCAAACCCAAGTCGGCCCGGTAGTGCTGGAAGTCAGAAATATCAGCGATGGACGCAAGGTTAAACCCGCTAGTTTACAAATTCATGCTGGCGAAATTGTTGGTTTAGCTGGGCTAGTTGGTGCTGGACGCACAGAAGTATCCCGGCTAATTTTTGGCGCTGATCGCAAAGCCACTGGAGAAGTCTTCCTTGATGGCAAAAAACTCGAAATTAATAGCCCTAGTGATGCTATTACTGCAGGAATTGGTTACGTTCCCGAAGACCGCAAAGACCAGGGTTTATTTTTAGAAATGAGTTCCCGCAAAAATATTGCCCTGAATCGCCTCAAGCAAGATGCTAACGCTGGCATAGTTAACTGGGGTTCAGTGAATAAAATTGCCACAGATGCAGTCGAAAACTTTCAAATCCGGCTAGCGAATTTAGAAATTCGCGCCGTGGATCTTTCCGGTGGGAACCAGCAGAAACTTTTACTAGCGCGTTGGCTAGCGATTAAGCCCAAAGTATTGATGTTGGATGAACCGACACGCGGTGTAGATATTGGTGCCAAAAGCGAAATCTACCGGATTATGAGCGAACTTGCAGCCCAAGGTATCGCTATTTTAATGGTTTCCAGCGAATTACCCGAGGTTGTGGGCATGAGCGATCGCGTTTTAGTTATGCGAGAAGGGCAGTTAGTTGGTGAACTTGACGGTAGCCCAGGTAAAGAAATCTCCCAAGAAAACATTATGCACTATGCCACAGGAGCAGCAGAGGTATTAGCATCATGAGTCAAACTTTAAGACCTACCCAAAATCGTTCCGGAAGTCAAAACAAATCCCGCCAGCGTCAA contains the following coding sequences:
- a CDS encoding gluconokinase, which translates into the protein MIILVMGVSGSGKTTIGKLLAEVLSWTFSDADSFHSPENVAKMRSGIPLTEADRKPWLQDLQTAIKTWLQNNQNVVLACSALKDSYRQVLLVDSNLVKIVYLKGSYELIQKRLQERQNHYMSATLLDSQFHTLEEPLDALCMDVAESPQVIVHNIRTALGV
- a CDS encoding inositol oxygenase family protein; the protein is MSQTLNIMNQVENNPLDSLEEWEEDVLNRYPNPESIVKAGKTTAEYRNYQTTNRDSVKEFYRLNHVNQTYNFVLEKKAEFLQFNQREMTVWDAVEFLNQLVDDSDPDTDLDQLQHLLQTSEAIRADGHPDWMVLTGFFHDMGKVLCLFGEPQWATVGDTYPVGCAFSEKIVFAEFFQENPDYNNPKYNTKYGIYEPNCGLSNVQMSWGHDEYFYQMMKPYLPEPALYILRYHSFYPQHRENAYEHLMNQRDREMFKWVKLFNPYDLYSKNPNPPNWQELRPYYEDLVTKYLPATLKF
- a CDS encoding ABC transporter substrate-binding protein, translated to MRRIATAASIISLISSTLAACTNVSRYSTNAIAQNQGQQNSPLRSLGVSLGDLGNPFFVAMAKGSESQARKIAGNNLKLSIVSSGFDLNQQFNQIENFVAADADLIILSAVDNKGIKPAIDNARRAGKTVIAVDAAVDAKVDATISSNNLQAGEIACQYIGDRLQGKGNVVILNSIPMDSVIQRVNGCQKALAKYPNIKILSKDQNAEGSRDGGLRVMSDLLTTFPKIDAVFATNDQSGVGADLAARQARRKEFFIVGVDGGPDAVKAMTTKDSLFAATAAQDPVGMAAKAVDVGNDILQGKRPSNPNILIPVKLVTQENISSYQGW
- a CDS encoding ABC transporter substrate-binding protein; the encoded protein is MNVNRIAIVASLLGIVSTTLSGCISPNISRNSTNAIGANGNHQGKLKAVGVTVGDLSNPFFVLMGKGAESEAKKIGGNDVRVTVVSSGYDLNQQFNQIENFVAANTDLIVLNAADSKGIRPAVDKARQAGTVVIAVDTAVDAQVDATVTTNNLQAGEVACQYIADRLKGKGNVVIVNGPPVTSVIQRVNGCENTLAKYPNIKILSKNQNAEGSRDGGLRVMSDLLVTFPKIDAVFAINDPSGVGVDLAANQAKRKEFFIVGVDGAPEAINAIASKKSLYAATATQNPRGMTQKAVQVGNDILQGKKPSNPNILIPVKLITQDNVSTFPGW
- a CDS encoding sugar ABC transporter ATP-binding protein, translated to MTTDFQRIPNAPTTTPVLEMQGITKRFHGVPALQNVNLTIYPGEVHALMGENGAGKSTLMKILAGAYIADEGEIHINGKPIKITDPGTARQAGINLIYQELNVAPNLTVTENMFMGSELQKGQFLDRPGMEREATQVLQSLGASFSPNTIVGTLSIAEQQQVEIARALKDNSRVLVMDEPTAALSDRETERLFEVIRKLRNDGIAIIYISHRMEEIYALADRISVLRDGQYIGSLTREEISPQRLVQMMVGRPMQDFYEHQRQTQVGPVVLEVRNISDGRKVKPASLQIHAGEIVGLAGLVGAGRTEVSRLIFGADRKATGEVFLDGKKLEINSPSDAITAGIGYVPEDRKDQGLFLEMSSRKNIALNRLKQDANAGIVNWGSVNKIATDAVENFQIRLANLEIRAVDLSGGNQQKLLLARWLAIKPKVLMLDEPTRGVDIGAKSEIYRIMSELAAQGIAILMVSSELPEVVGMSDRVLVMREGQLVGELDGSPGKEISQENIMHYATGAAEVLAS